Proteins encoded together in one Lathyrus oleraceus cultivar Zhongwan6 chromosome 5, CAAS_Psat_ZW6_1.0, whole genome shotgun sequence window:
- the LOC127082559 gene encoding bidirectional sugar transporter SWEET1 — protein MDVAHFLFGIFGNASALFLFLAPVITFKRIIVNKSTEKFSGLPYVMTLLNCLLSAWYGLPFVSPHNILVSTINGTGAVIEIIYVLIFITFAPKKEKIKIFGLFTAVLSVFSVVVFVSLFALHGTPRKNFCGFAATIFSVIMYGSPLSIMRLVIKSKSVEFMPFFLSLFVFLCGTSWFIFGLLGHDLFIAVPNGLGSVLGTIQLILYFIYRDNKGIPKKHGTTEESSMEMGNGKSHQMKQSNANEIQG, from the exons ATGGATGTTGCACACTTTTTGTTTGGCATATTTG GGAATGCTTCCGCTTTGTTCCTCTTCTTGGCACCGGT GATTACATTCAAGAGGATTATAGTGAACAAATCAACAGAGAAGTTCTCAGGCCTTCCATATGTTATGACACTGCTCAATTGTCTTCTTTCTGCTTG GTACGGTCTTCCTTTTGTGTCTCCACACAACATACTAGTATCAACAATAAATGGCACAGGAGCAGTAATTGAAATCATATATGTTTTGATATTCATCACATTTGCACCTAAGAAAGAAAAGATCAAAATCTTTGGCCTATTCACCGCGGTACTCTCCGTGTTCTCCGTTGTTGTTTTCGTGTCGCTCTTTGCCCTACACGGCACGCCTAGGAAGAACTTCTGTGGCTTCGCTGCCACCATATTTTCTGTCATCATGTATGGTTCTCCTCTCTCAATTATG agattagtaatcaaaagcaaaagTGTTGAGTTCATGCCATTCTTCTTGTCACTGTTTGTGTTTCTTTGTGGCACTTCTTGGTTTATCTTTGGTCTACTAGGTCATGACCTATTTATTGCG GTACCTAATGGACTTGGTTCTGTTTTGGGGACAATACAACTTATATTGTATTTCATATACCGTGACAATAAAGGTATTCCAAAAAAACATGGTACAACAGAGGAGAGTTCAATGGAAATGGGCAATGGAAAATCACATCAAATGAAACAGTCCaatgcaaatgaaattcaaggGTGA